In Helicoverpa zea isolate HzStark_Cry1AcR chromosome 3, ilHelZeax1.1, whole genome shotgun sequence, the following proteins share a genomic window:
- the LOC124645924 gene encoding cyclin-Y-like protein 1 — translation MGNQNSCCCYRSPSPIRKDIVKLEDYLPEGEVSSNNIQHISEREPDDGDIDPSQDPIAGTIFMERSKASIENGMTRKRSQHQIADNKLKKSSSCSTIYLDDSTVSQPNLKNTVKCVALAIYYHIKNRTSERRLDIFDEKLHPLSKEGVSDDYDKYNPEHKQIYKFVRTLFNAAQLTAECAIITLVYLERLLICAELDIAPSNWKRIVLGAILLASKVWDDQAVWNVDYCQILKDITVEDMNELERQFLEMLQFNINVPSSVYAKYYFDLRTLAEANDLAFPSEPLSKERAQKLEAMSRVMEDKIAAEVVKNGIKKWSSLDNVNSGAGVRRSVAILS, via the coding sequence ATGGGTAACCAAAACAGTTGCTGTTGTTACCGGAGTCCATCGCCTATCAGAAAGGACATCGTCAAGCTTGAGGACTACCTGCCGGAAGGAGAAGTAAGCTCTAATAATATACAACACATCAGCGAGAGAGAGCCCGATGACGGCGACATCGATCCATCACAAGATCCTATTGCTGGAACTATTTTTATGGAGCGCTCCAAAGCTTCCATAGAGAATGGGATGACTAGGAAGCGCAGTCAACACCAAATCGCTGATAACAAGCTCAAAAAAAGCAGTTCCTGTTCAACTATTTATTTAGATGATAGCACAGTGTCTCAGCCTAACCTGAAGAATACAGTCAAGTGTGTAGCCCTTGCTATTTACTACCATATTAAAAACAGAACTTCAGAGCGCAGGTTAGACATATTCGATGAAAAACTTCATCCTCTTAGTAAAGAAGGAGTGAGTGATGATTATGATAAGTATAACCCTGAGCACAAGCAAATATATAAGTTTGTACGAACCCTATTTAATGCTGCTCAGCTAACTGCAGAATGCGCTATCATCACACTGGTGTACTTGGAGCGTCTCCTTATATGTGCTGAACTAGATATTGCACCATCCAATTGGAAGAGAATAGTATTGGGAGCCATCTTATTGGCTAGCAAAGTGTGGGATGACCAAGCTGTTTGGAATGTAGACTACTGCCAGATCCTAAAAGATATAACTGTGGAAGACATGAATGAGCTGGAGAGGCAATTCTTAGAAATGTTGCAGTTTAATATCAATGTACCATCTAGTGTGTATGCTAAATACTATTTTGATCTTCGCACCCTTGCTGAAGCTAATGATTTGGCATTCCCCAGTGAACCTTTAAGTAAAGAGAGAGCACAAAAGTTAGAAGCAATGTCTAGAGTTATGGAAGATAAAATAGCTGCAGAAGTGGTAAAGAATGGCATTAAAAAGTGGTCAAGCTTAGACAATGTCAATTCAGGTGCTGGCGTGAGGCGAAGTGTAGCCATATTGTCTTAA
- the LOC124645737 gene encoding uncharacterized protein LOC124645737, with the protein MRRKSERTASKKGKASPEKKVEKVKRTRTRRTRKQSSSTENESADEGSPVREIESAGDAEKKPPVTPAKEDSPEEAQDQVWRVKTTEASGDIKKLKICLTRPPSTPERVDRSPRSKRKHSRATSSSDTPSVEGVDDKKKTRHRSKRLARDSKEGSEKNDSHGEEVEHQDHDKSSDEVTQSETVEETETPMSTTNEETKVTENLIQSSQEVPESNETSKVIETQDTEKASDADTTVASPKDETRVASPPAEPIVESNTDSQEVQPSDITETKSPEHANVTEKESPVRQREESVEKSEVLELHADDSKCESSDNEASQSKEEPKDEPTVTQEETTAPEEQKVSIVNEESISKDTEKIDSDGKQAINQPDVVESSDKVAKETNEQEITTKTEDQPPVEKPKDETEQEPNKTKEPQTPIESVKPTKDEPIANGQTAPVSVGRKRRWGSRSSKLTTQKSITISTDVLKDIIPDVKPVEFDEVIEEKKHKRTENQERIERPVLPKIIIDNTENVELKKESEEKEKDPHTPKPRDLASNRKISIIKDNDSIIARPPSPPRNKQSCILYITNLVRPFTLPQLKNLLQRTGRITENGFWIDRIKSKCFVQYETEDQAVETRHALHGVTWPVSNPKTLQVDFSTQEAFDKAKINEETDTAPVSTIPGTVEDWLREQDMKRERGDLEKPWERKTATREWDLGKNDKDKDKDIKLRRDERPIDKRRHRSPEKSPEPARKFKKKEEEAPAKLLDDLFRKTKTTPCIYWLPLSAETIAIKEEQRRQHMAEHERRLQELRRTHRRHYHLIKTSRGRPLWETDALRLTSVPLDIASMCRRFGQTVCACREQKSSMARASWWCLLAALVATATAQQNFTIGDFLSGQFTQRGFTGRWISDFEFTYTVAGEPGIYVFNVNTLTGSVLVSGELMEFLNTNNPILSADRQYILASSEVESVYRYSTTAKYSRYEIATNTVTQIANHQRLQLCIFGGGHSLAYVLDNNVYYLPENRQEAIQITTDGIPGVYYNGHADWVYEEDVMYTGQATWFSTEGSYLAFATYDDTEVESYSYYYFLDNTDEGRLYPELVDLKYPKVGRKNPTAILRVVNLANLVATNTPTFITLEPPEAVTADHILGGVTWITDTEIATHWLNRRQNYTVLRICNIVTLDCEEEHRQQPNGWVPIALPRFSSKGDFFVSTRWSLPQADGNIWQQLYVSIRVNGEIISSSVTPGAFTVNNYIGMDETTLSYYYTRTVTGEPWETQVHVTGAGTGCLSCALEMPDGGRCTWATATLSHGGSYMTITCSSNEEPSATFIYNPRTRQVLYTWEDNAIVRQRLVGRGRWQSIITTVPLQNGFPAPVRLLLPPGLDVNDILTKYPMIFYVYSGPNTNTVFNTFTVGYHSYLTTSRNIIYMLADGRGSGLKGQDILYSLNNALGTVEIEDHFVILKQVLDRYQFIDRSRVGIWGHSYGGYATLLTLLHDDEHLFQCGVSGAPVTSWIYYNTMYTERYMGLPTEEDNLKGYQDGDVNLLAEKLRGHDFYLMHGNADDNVHYQNAAKLMRALQELDIPFEQMSYPDEAHSLAGVNPHRYSAMDRYWTRCLRLEDWY; encoded by the exons ATGCGACGTAAAAGTGAGCGTACCGCAAGCAAAAAAGGGAAGGCTTCACCAGAGAAAAAGGTTGAGAAGGTAAAACGTACTAGAACTAGACGTACTAGAAAGCAGTCATCATCTACGGAGAACGAATCTGCTGATGAAGGGAGTCCAGTTAGGGAAATTGAAAGTGCCGGTGATGCAGAAAAGAAGCCACCAGTAACACCCGCTAAAGAAGACAGCCCTGAAGAAGCCCAGGATCAAGTGTGGCGTGTTAAAACTACTGAGGCCTCTGGTGAtattaaaaaactgaaaatatgtCTGACGCGACCGCCATCTACGCCAGAAAGAGTCGATAGATCTCCACGTAGCAAAAGAAAGCATTCCCGCGCGACCAGTTCTAGCGATACTCCAAGTGTAGAGGGTGTGGatgataaaaagaaaactagGCATCGCTCCAAACGGTTAGCTCGAGACTCTAAAGAGGGTTCTGAAAAGAACGACAGTCATGGAGAAGAGGTTGAACATCAAGATCATGATAAGTCTAGTGACGAAGTTACTCAAAGCGAGACAGTTGAAGAAACCGAGACTCCCATGTCTACTACTAATGAAGAAACGAAAGTTACTGAAAATTTGATACAATCCAGTCAAGAAGTACCAGAAAGTAATGAAACATCTAAGGTAATTGAGACCCAGGATACTGAAAAGGCTTCTGATGCTGATACAACTGTTGCTTCACCTAAAGATGAAACAAGAGTTGCATCACCACCAGCAGAACCAATTGTTGAATCTAACACTGATAGCCAAGAAGTACAACCATCTGATATAACTGAGACCAAAAGTCCTGAACATGCTAATGTCACAGAGAAGGAAAGCCCAGTCCGTCAGAGAGAAGAGTCTGTTGAGAAGTCTGAAGTTCTAGAATTGCATGCTGATGATAGTAAATGTGAATCTTCCGATAATGAGGCCAGCCAATCTAAAGAGGAACCTAAGGATGAACCAACAGTCACCCAAGAAGAGACCACTGCCCCTGAAGAACAAAAGGTAAGTATAGTAAATGAAGAAAGTATCAGTAAGGACACTGAGAAAATTGATTCTGATGGCAAACAAGCTATTAATCAACCTGATGTTGTAGAGAGTTCTGACAAAGTAGCAaaagaaacaaatgaacaaGAAATCACTACCAAAACGGAAGACCAACCGCCTGTGGAAAAACCTAAAGATGAAACTGAACAAGAACCTAATAAGACAAAGGAGCCACAAACACCAATTGAATCTGTAAAACCTACAAAAGATGAGCCTATTGCTAATGGTCAAACTGCCCCTGTTTCAGTGGGCAGGAAGAGAAGGTGGGGCTCCAGGAGCTCTAAACTTACAACCCAAAAGTCAATAACAATATCAACAGATGTGTTAAAGGATATTATTCCAGATGTGAAGCCCGTGGAGTTTGATGAAGTTATAGAAGAGAAAAAACACAAGAGAACAGAAAATCAGGAAAGAATTGAGAGACCTGTGCTTCCAAAGATTATAATTGATAATACAGAAAATGTGGAATTGAAAAAGGAATCTGAGGAAAAGGAAAAAGACCCTCATACTCCTAAGCCAAGAGATTTAGCTTCCAATAGAAAAATATCTATAATTAAAGATAATGATAGTATAATAGCAAGACCTCCAAGTCCGCCTAGAAATAAACAGTCCTGTATATTGTATATCACTAATTTAGTGAGACCATTCACATTACCACAACTGAAAAATCTATTACAAAGAACTGGAAGGATTACTGAGAACGGATTTTGGATAGATAGGATCAAGTCAAAATGCTTTGTTCAATATGAAACTGAAGA TCAAGCAGTAGAGACGAGGCATGCATTACATGGTGTTACGTGGCCTGTCTCAAATCCCAAGACACTCCAAGTTGACTTTTCAACACAAGAGGCTTTTGATAAGGCAAAGATAAATGAAGAGACAGACACTGCACCAGTTTCAACTATCCCTGGAACTGTGGAGGACTGGCTTCGGGAGCAAGACATGAAGAGGGAACGTGGGGACCTG GAAAAGCCATGGGAGCGGAAGACGGCAACTCGGGAATGGGATCTTGGCAAGAATGATAAAGATAAAGACAAGGATATTAAGCTAAGGCGTGACGAACGTCCCATTGATAAGAGACGGCATAGATCGCCAGAAAAGAGTCCGGAACCAG CAAGGAAATtcaagaagaaagaagaagaagctcCCGCTAAGCTGTTGGATGACTTATTTAGAAAGACTAAAACAACTCCATGCATATACTGGCTGCCGCTCTCAGCTGAAACg ATAGCAATAAAGGAGGAACAGCGGCGCCAGCACATGGCGGAGCACGAGCGCCGGCTGCAGGAGCTGCGCCGGACGCACCGCCGCCACTA TCACTTGATCAAAACGAGCAGGGGACGTCCGCTGTGGGAAACAGATGCACTACGACTGACATCAGTTCCACTTGACATTGCGTCGATGTGCCGGCGTTTCGGCCAGACCGTGTGCGCTTGCCGC GAACAGAAATCCAGCATg GCGCGGGCTTCATGGTGGTGCTTGCTGGCCGCGCTGGTGGCGACCGCCACTGCCCAGCAGAACTTCACCATTGGCGACTTCCTGTCTGGACAGTTTACCCAAAGGGGCTTTACCGGGAGATGGATTTCGG ACTTTGAGTTCACATATACCGTCGCTGGAGAACCCGGTATCTACGTGTTCAATGTCAACACTCTGACCGGTAGCGTCCTGGTATCTGGGGAACTGATG GAATTCCTGAACACCAACAACCCAATCTTGTCGGCAGACAGGCAGTACATTCTGGCTTCAAGCGAAGTCGAGTCG GTTTACAGATACTCGACGACAGCCAAGTACTCCCGCTACGAAATCGCCACGAA CACTGTCACTCAGATTGCAAACCACCAGCGCCTGCAGTTGTGCATTTTCGGCGGCGGTCACTCCCTCGCCTATGTCCTGGACAACAACGTGTACTATCTCCCTGAGAACAGGCAGGAGGCCATTCAGATCACAACTGATGGTATTCCTGGAGTCTATTATAATGGACACGCTGATTGGGTGTATGAAG AGGATGTCATGTACACCGGGCAAGCTACATGGTTCTCCACTGAAGGTTCGTACCTGGCCTTCGCGACTTATGACGACACCGAGGTGGAGAGCTACTCCTACTACTACTTCCTGGACAACACTGATGAAGGACGTCTGTACCCTGAGCTCGTGGACCTCAAGTATCCTAAG GTCGGCCGCAAGAACCCAACAGCAATTCTTCGCGTGGTGAACCTAGCTAACTTGGTAGCGACCAACACTCCGACCTTCATAACCCTGGAGCCGCCAGAGGCAGTCACAGCAGACCATATCCTCGGCGGAGTGACCTGGATCACGGACACGGAGATCGCCACACACTGGCTGAACAGGCGACAGAATTACACTGTGTTGAGGATTTGCAATATTGTTACTTTGGATTGTGAG GAAGAACATCGCCAACAGCCCAATGGTTGGGTTCCCATCGCTTTACCCCGCTTCAGCAGTAAAGGTGACTTCTTCGTGTCCACCCGCTGGTCACTACCCCAGGCCGATGGTAACATCTGGCAGCAGCTGTACGTGAGCATCCGCGTCAATGGCGAGATTATCTCGAGCTCTGTAACTCCTGGTGCCTTCACCGTCAATAATTACATCGGCATGGATGAAACTACGCTGTCTTA CTACTACACCCGCACAGTGACAGGCGAACCCTGGGAGACGCAAGTCCACGTGACCGGCGCGGGCACCGGCTGCCTCAGCTGCGCCCTGGAGATGCCTGACGGAGGCCGGTGCACCTGGGCCACCGCCACGCTCAGCCACGGCGGCTCTTACATGACCATCACCTGTTCCTCGAATGAAGAACCTTCGGCTACCTTTATTTATAATCCTAGG ACAAGACAAGTCCTATACACCTGGGAAGACAACGCCATCGTTCGCCAACGCCTCGTAGGCAGAGGTCGATGGCAGAGCATCATCACCACCGTGCCCCTGCAGAACGGCTTCCCCGCCCCCGTGAGGCTGCTACTGCCCCCAGGATTGGACGTCAATGACATACTCACGAAGTACCCCATGATATTCTACGTGTACTCCGGACCTAATACCAATACGGTGTTTAATACTTTTACTGTTG GTTACCATTCGTACCTGACGACAAGCCGCAACATCATCTACATGTTGGCCGACGGGCGCGGCTCCGGCCTCAAGGGGCAAGACATCCTGTACTCGCTCAACAACGCGCTCGGAACTGTCGAGATTGAGGACCACTTCGTTATTCTCAa ACAAGTCCTAGACCGCTACCAGTTCATAGACCGCTCAAGGGTCGGCATCTGGGGCCACAGCTACGGCGGCTACGCCACGCTGCTGACTCTACTCCATGATGACGAGCATCTGTTCCAGTGTGGAGTCTCCGGAGCTCCTGTGACGTCATGGATTTATTATA ACACGATGTACACAGAGCGCTACATGGGTCTACCCACCGAAGAAGACAACCTCAAAGGTTACCAAGACGGTGATGTGAACCTCCTTGCTGAGAAACTCCGTGGACACGACTTCTATCTCATGCATGGCAACGCTGACGACAATGTGCATTATCAGAACGCGGCCAAGCTTATGAGGGCTCTGCAAGAGTTGGACATTCCTTTTGAACAGATG TCATACCCTGATGAAGCTCACAGTTTGGCTGGAGTGAACCCTCACAGGTATAGTGCGATGGATCGCTACTGGACCCGTTGTCTCAGGCTAGAAGATTGGTACTAA
- the LOC124645925 gene encoding uncharacterized protein LOC124645925 has translation MSIKTFEELLTQFRNSIKPDVKLIIVLRYLASGCSFAELHYMFKIGISTIAEIVREVCAAIWFCLKNICLPQPTKDMWLQIANGFSTRAHFPNCIGACDGKHIRIIAPNNSGSMCFNYKGYFSLVLLAICDSNYKFVMIDVGAYGRFGDSAIFQNSNFYKKIQENRLNIPEPAPISGNNATCFPFVFVGDEAFALSTCMMRPYPRNNLNITKRTFNYRLCVARRYIECTFGILANKWRIFHRPINVHIDLVSDIIKSACILHNFVRDRDGYSFRDSLSNPLTETITRDNVRRNNRTAFGYRESFAEYFMHEGRVEWQDNYI, from the exons ATGAGCATAAAAACGTTTGAAGAATTATTGACACAATTTCGCAATAGTATTAAACCGGATGTAAAGTTAATAATAGTGCTAcg ATATTTGGCGTCAGGCTGTTCATTCGCAGAATTGCATTATATGTTTAAGATTGGAATTAGTACTATCGCCGAAATAGTTCGAGAAGTATGTGCAGCTATATGgttttgcttaaaaaatatatgcctaCCACAACCAACCAAAGATATGTGGCTTCAAATTGCAAATGGTTTCTCTACTAGAGCACATTTTCCGAACTGTATAGGTGCTTGTGACGGAAAACATATTAGAATTATAGCACCTAACAATAGTGGATCAATGTGCTTCAattataaaggatatttttctttGGTATTGCTAGCAATTTGTGACAGCAACTACAAATTTGTGATGATTGATGTTGGAGCATATGGAAGATTCGGTGACTCAGCAATATTTCAAAActcaaacttttataaaaaaattcaagaGAACCGCTTGAACATTCCTGAACCAGCACCTATTTCAGGAAACAATGCAACTTGTTTCCCCTTCGTTTTTGTAGGAGACGAGGCATTTGCTTTAAGTACGTGCATGATGCGCCCTTATccgagaaataatttaaatattacaaaaagaacATTCAATTATAGACTTTGTGTGGCTAGACGTTACATTGAATGTACTTTTGGCATACTTGCGAATAAGTGGCGCATTTTTCACAGACCAATTAATGTTCACATCGATTTAGTTAGTGATATTATTAAGTCTGCTTGCATTTTACACAACTTTGTAAGAGACAGAGACGGATATTCTTTTAGAGACTCATTAAGTAATCCACTAACTGAAACTATTACTCGAGATAACGTGCGAAGAAACAATAGAACTGCTTTCGGATATCGAGAATCATTTGCAGAATATTTTATGCATGAAGGGAGAGTAGAATGGCAggataattacatttaa